Below is a genomic region from Eupeodes corollae chromosome 1, idEupCoro1.1, whole genome shotgun sequence.
TGGAAAAAAGATCCCACGTTAGGTCAGCAACACTGATACCTTCGTGGTTGGACTTTTCAACGGGCAGAACCGGTGAATATGAAGCCAATGGAAAATGAATTCTTGGGTATGGAACAAGATTCGTTTGAAATTCCGACATATCCACGTTCAGAGCTCCATTAAATCTTAAGGAAGCAGTTATGCTTGATACGACTTGGCTCACTATTCGGTTCAAATTGGAATAACTTGGGCGGGGGATGTTAAGTCtgcaaaaatatgtacaaacaaattaatttaaaaaaaatgcattataaAACCCATAGTTTTAAGTccctacttttttttacaaatttcaaaaaccgcCTGATTGTCAACCATGAATGCGCAATCTGTAGTGTCTAGAGTGCAGTGAGTTGTTAGCACAGAATTGTAAGGTTCCACAACGGCTGTTGCAATCATAGGTGCTGGATATACTACAAACTcaagtttgcatttttttgaaaagttatcacTTAGCCTCTCCATTAACAATGCAGAAAATCCAGAACCAGTTCCACCACCAAaagaatggaaaacaaaaaatccctGCAGACTATTAGCTTGCTCTgccaattttgatattttttcggcAATTGGTTCAATCATCTCCTTTCCGATGGTATTGAAACCTCGGGCAAAATTATTTGCTGCATCTTCTTTCCCACTTATAAGCTGATCAGGGTGAAAAAGTTGTTTGTATTTCCCATTACGAACTTCATCTTAATCACAAAGGAAGatatatacttattttttaaacacttcttctatatttattttatatataatacaCCAACCTATTACTGTTGGTTCCATGTCAATAAAAATTGATCGTGGAACGACCTTTCCAGTTTGTGTTTCATTAAAGAAAGCAGTATAACACGCATTTGAGTCACCCTGTGGGTGGGTTAACGATCCGTCAGGAGATATATCGTGCTCTAGACAATAAAGCTCCCATGTAGCATTTCCAATTTGAACACCTGCTTGTCCGATATGCAAAGAAATTGTTTCACGATTCGAAAAAGACTGAAAAGGAAAAACGATTAAGTACATACGTTTATACAAATTCAGAAACTACAATAATTTTCCAGAAATTTACCATAGCgttcaaaattaagaatttttacttcaaatttaaatattgattaaaaaaataaactaaaaattttaaggaaaacgttcgctccaatttttcaaaaagtactaattcattttttcattctacacatttaaaatatttttttttaaagttaaagttttatgagctactgataaaagaaaattgtaagtAGAAAAACGTAGATACTAAACTTTGAAATTTGGATTTCATAGGTTAGAAGTTTGATTTTTATCAtttgagttttgtttgaaaaaaatgtagaaatgtATGCacagatttgaaaaattctcaaCTGATATATTTTGGGGGTAAATATAAAGTAATGACTGCAAAGCAGTCTTTTGCAGTCAGTGCCTTGATTTAACTTCCTTATTAATACTATTTATGCAGGTAATTGTTATTCACTTCAAGGAATTCAAGTTTAAAATAACTGCAATCAATTTTACGCAGGCATGATGaggaatacatttttggaaagattGAGCGAATCAATGCGAATTACCGATGTTCAAATTGTAGACATGagcattcaagaggacaaaagcgcccacaattttttctcaaaactcaccTCTGactatcaacttctactctcacctccccgcggtgaacatcgggtgccaagtacctcaactggagattgcgtttcaaccccagtggaaagttgttgggggcagcaaacgagagaggggggagaggtttttccactaaggcacctctccttatccaggcggcagcggacgaattctcgagatggaatcaacggtggcgtctacagtttcagtaaggttgaactacttaggacttcttcaacatatttGGAGCctaggcctgtaaggagcggtctatccggctccccttcctttgagttatactaaggatctaaacctccaggttggggtttcttaggggacatggaaatctcctgatcaattagccgtcaaccagattgattacattgcgatcgacgcacgacacttctccagtatacaggatatccgaacatatCGAGAGGcgaacattgactcggaccactacctcgttgtagccaaggtacggctacagaTATCCctatccaagccaaaacaaggaagtactgtgagaagattcgacgttagacggctacaatcaaaagagactgccatgtccttttccgatcgagtctctgcattaggcattgaaaaccagtggcaacattgccttgcagccatcagaaatgcctcctctgaagtgctaggtttcatacggccaccacagcgaaatccctggtttgacgacgaatgccggcaagcgcacgcagcaaaacaagaggcatacaaaacggcgctacaCAAAACGACTATAagtgctcgcgagctctacgagcagaagaggagagaggaacaccggctttttAGATGGagaaaagagagcatgagaagcgcgatCGAGGAGTTAGAGGGATGtgacaacaggaatgaggttcgtaaattttaccaaaaggtaaaaaaaacctcccaagggtaccaaccgcgaaccgaagcctgtaaagacgataaGGAGAACATcttagtagaaccgcagtcgatgctgagaatatcaaaagatcacttctccaaattatataacggcgatgacgaaccaaattccgctgtaagggcgatagaaccactcaacctcggcgacgcagatcaacaattccgcccacccgacctttacgaagtgaaaatagctatatctaaacttaagtcaaacaaagctgctggagctgacggcatcgctacagaactattcaaagcagaagGCGacgacttggtagggagcatgcaccaactcatccgcAAAATATGGTGGgaggaaagcatgcccgatgagtgaaatctcagcatagatcctctaaattgcgccaactacagaggcatcagtctccttaacattgcgtataagatcctctctgccgtattatgtgaacgtctgaaaccattcgtcaacaatctgattggtccttatcagtgtggcttcagaccaggaacgtccactatcgaccaaatattcacactacggaaaatcttggaaaaaacccaggagcttcaaatcgatacccaccatctctttatcgattttaaagccgcatgtgacagcatctatagggaagagcgcTACCGagcaatttctagttttggcatccttgtcaaacttatccgtttgtgcagaatgacgatggagaatgtacgctgctctatcaaggtcggaaaagaccTTACCGAtgcgtttgatgtcaaaaaaggttttagacaaggcgatgcactgtcatgcgacttcttcaacatatcggatacgcagatgatatggacataattggaagatcaaagcgtgatgtcagtggagcgtttttgcgatggaagcgaagaagatgggtttagtggtcagtgagggcaagaccaaggatatgctgtcatcaaaaaaggacactgaacaacgacgtcttggacaaaacgtcaccatggatagctataactttgaggcagttggactttgtctgcctaggcaccgctattaacacagacaacgacaccagcgctgaaatcaaatgaagaataactcttgcaaatcactgcttctttggacttagaaggcaattgaaaagtaaagtcctctctcgagcatctaaaatcaccatctataagacactcatcatcccggttctcatttatggcgctgaggcgaggaccctgtcaaagaaagatgagagcgtcttaggatgcttcgagagaaaaattcttcgggtgatttttggtcccgtacgcatagatggagaatagaggagaagatatgacgacgaactgtacgggctatacagcgaaactgacctagttagcagaattaaagtccaacggcttagatggctatcCAGCCCGGCAGgtattcgaatc
It encodes:
- the LOC129940097 gene encoding tubulin alpha chain-like codes for the protein MSFSNRETISLHIGQAGVQIGNATWELYCLEHDISPDGSLTHPQGDSNACYTAFFNETQTGKVVPRSIFIDMEPTVIDEVRNGKYKQLFHPDQLISGKEDAANNFARGFNTIGKEMIEPIAEKISKLAEQANSLQGFFVFHSFGGGTGSGFSALLMERLSDNFSKKCKLEFVVYPAPMIATAVVEPYNSVLTTHCTLDTTDCAFMVDNQAVFEICKKKLNIPRPSYSNLNRIVSQVVSSITASLRFNGALNVDMSEFQTNLVPYPRIHFPLASYSPVLPVEKSNHEGISVADLTWDLFSSDSQMVICDPNKGKYMACCILYRGDVVPKDVNSAISTVKAKSKVQFVDWCPTGFKVGINYKAPCVVPNGDLAAVTRGASMLASTTSIAEAFGRLNHKFDLMFAKRAFVHWYMSEGMESDEFVEARENLATLESDFKEVEGDSISNNDDMISEDSL